Sequence from the bacterium genome:
GCCACGGCCAGCAGCGATTCCTGGCGTTCGGCCCAGCCCTGGAGCGGCCTGTATTACTTCGCCGGCGGCCGGGACCGTCAGTACTACTACGACCGCCGCGGGGGACGGCTGAGCCTGGGCCGTGAGTACCCCGGAGGCCTCAGCCTGGAGCTGGCCACCGAGTGCAGCGAGGTGCGCTCGCTGGTCAGGCGCGGGGTCTGGACCGTGGCCAAGTCCGAACTGCTGAAAGACAATCCACCGGTTGACAGGGGTGGAGATTTTTCCCTGGAACTGAGAACCTCAATCGACCGCACCGCGGGCGGGCCGTTTTTCCCGCAGGGCTGGTCGGCCGGTTTCCGGGTGCTCAAGGCGGCCCGGCTGCTGGGTGGGGATTTCGACTACTCGCTCTGGCGAGCCGACCTGTTCTGGGCGCGGCACTTGCTGAGCGAGAGCAACTACGCTTTTGCCAGGCTGACCGGCATGACCGCCGGGGGGCGGCTTCCGCCGCACCGTCTGTTCAGTCTGGGGGCCGAGGTCAAGGGCCTCGACACCTTCGAGCCCGATTTCAACCTGTTCGACCGCCGCGGCGACCGTCTCTGGCTGCTCAGCCTGGGCTGCGAGCGCCTGCTGCCGTTCCGGTTTCCCCTGGTGTCCCGCCACCTGACCGACCCCGGCCTGGAGCTGGATTTCGACACCGGCTCCACCCGCCTGTCCCGCCCAGGAGACAGCTCCCTGGACCTGTTCAGCCGCAGCCTGGACTGCCTGGAATCCTCAGTCGCACTGGGGGGCGGGTTCTCGCTCAGCCGGGTGCGGGTGCGGCTGTTCTACGTGCACAGCCTGAACGACAGCTATCACGGGCCGCGTTTCGACCTGCGGGTGGGCGCTTTCTGAGCCGGGGCCGCGGTTGACTTCCGCCGCCGGGATGGGTATCTTATCGAAATGTTTTTCATGCTTTAATATTGCCAACCGAGTCGAGGATTGGAGACAACCCGATGGATATCGAAACCGAGGCCCGCCAATTGGGCCGTCTGATCGCCCAGACCCCGGAGTACCGCTACTACGAAAGCTCCTCCCGCAGCGTGGGGGATGACCAGGAGATGCGTGACCTGGTGACCAGACTGCAACAGCTCGAGGAGAGCATCAACCATTTGGTGCATTCCGGCCAGCCGGTCCCGGACCAGGACAAGACCGAGTACGAAAGTGTGCTGGCCGACCTGCAGGGACGGACCAATTTCCAGGCCCTGATCTCGAGCCAAGAAAACTACCTCAAACTGATGAACAAGGTCAACGAGTACATTGCCGAGGGTATCCGCGAGGGTGGCCAGAGCCGGATCATCACCAATTTCTGAGCCGCCGTGTCAGCAGCCGGCGGTTAAGCCGGGGCAGCTGCATCTTGTGGCCACCCCCCTGGGGAACCTGAAAGACCTCACGTTCAGGGCCGTGGAGGTGCTGAGGTCAGTGGCGGTGGTGGCCTGCGAGGACACCCGCCACAGCCGCAAGCTGCTGCAGCATTACGGGGTGGGCTCGCGTCTGATAAGCTGCCACGAGCACAACGAGGACGCGGCCGCCCGCCAGATCGTCTCGCTGCTGGAGTCGGGACTGGATGTCGCCCTGGTGAGCGATGCAGGCACGCCGGGGATCTCCGACCCCGGCTACCGGGCGGTCTGCCTGGCCGTGGAACGCGGCCTGACCGTGGTCCCGGTGCCGGGGCCCTCGGCCGTGGCCGCCGCGGTCAGCGTCTCGGGCCTGCCCACGGACCGGTTCATGTTCGCCGGGTTCCTGCCGCCCAAGCTTCCCGCAATCAAAAGCACCCTTCAGGAGCTGGCCGCCCTCAGGGCGACCCTGGTGTTCTATTGCCCGGCCCGCAGGCTCCGGAGCGCCCTGAAAGCCGCCTCCGAGGTGCTGGGCGATCGCCGGGCCGTGGTCTGCCGCGAGCTGACTAAAGTCCACGAGCAGGTGGCGCGGGGCAGTCTGAGCCGGCTGTGTGCAGCCATGGACAGCGGTGAGATTCCGGTCCGGGGTGAGGTGGTGCTCTTGATCGAGGGGCAGGGCAAGGCCGAGACGGCCGAACCGGCGCTGGACCTGGCCGGGCAGATCGCCGCGCTGCTGGATGATTTACCGCAGGCCGAGGACCTGGGCGCAAAGCAACTCACGGTCCTGGCCGCGGCCAGGACTGGAGCGCCGCGCAACCGGGTCTACCCCTTGGTCTGCGCCTGGCTCAACCGCCGCGGCTGAGCCACCGTTAATCAGTTGAAATCCTGGACCACGATCTGGCCCGGGTGATTGTTCAGGTGGGTCTGCCAGAGCACTGTCCCACCGCTCTGAAGGCAGCTTATGGTGCCGTCGCCGCCGGTGACATACAGACTCTGGTCGAGCCTGTCCCAGAACAGATCGGTGGGATGGCCGAGGTTGTGGACCTGGGCGCGTATGTTTTTCAGGTCGTCGATCTCGTAGACTATGTCCGCATCCATGTCCGCGACCCAGCAGACAGTGGCGTCGTCATTGGCGGCGATGTCCTGAGGGTTGCTGAAAATCTTCAGGTTCCAGTCCACATCATCGATTGTCAGGTGGAATATCGCCTTGGCGTCATAGTCCAGCACCCAGGCCCGGCTGTTCGCGCTGATTCCGGAGACCACTTTCTCCGGGCTGATGAAAGCCGAATGGGTGATCTCCCGTATCGCTCCGTTGGACTCCAGGTAAAGCATCCTGTTCTCATCCGTGGCCACCCAGGCCCCATCGTACTTATAATCCAGCTCGATCCAGGTCGGAAACACATCCGTGCGGTAACTGACCTCCAACTCGCCGGCGCGGCTGAGCCGGAAAACCGTGCTGTTGAGCGCCCAGCTCGCGATCCAGAGGGCGTGGTTGAACGTGTTGAAACGGAACGCCGCGGTCTGGCCGAGGTTCCCCTGATCCGGCACGTAGCTGCCGTCGAAATAGAAGCGGTATATCTTGGCCGTAACCGCGTCCAGGACCCAGATTTCGCTGTTGTCCGGGCGGACCTGGATGTCCTGCACGAAATTGAAGCTGTACTCCATATCGTAGCGCTCATCCCTGAAATCGGGGGTCAGACGGGTCACCGCGGTCCGGTCCAGGTTCGAGACCCAGGGGTAAGACGGCCCGGGAGTGGCCCGGTCGTTCTCGGTCACAGGGCGCTCCTCGCTGTCTTTCAGCAACAGGCGCAGACGGTACTCGTAGGTGGTGCCGTTCTTGGCCTGGGGGTCGCGGAAACTGGTGTTGTCCAGGGCCAGGACACTGTCGGAGATGACGGTCGTATCCGTGTTCCCCACAGTCACGCGCTCCACCTGCATGCCCTTCACGTCCTCGTAATCCAGCGGGTCCCAGTAGAGCAGCACCTCGTTGTTGCCGGCCAGGGCGTTGAAACCGGCCAGCCGCTGCTCGTGGTCGGGGTTCCGCGGGTCGAACGGGTTGGAGCGTGGACGGTCCGAGCAGGCCAGGGCCAGCAAGGCGGACAGGGCCAGCGCGGCGAGCAGTGGGTATTTATTTTGGAACGGTCCCGGCACCTCAAATCTCCATGCGCCGTAAGGCGTCAGAATTCGTAGGAAAGCTCCAATCCCCGGGCCGAGTTGACCAGGGAGAGCGGACTCCGGCTGCCGGCGCTGCCGGGCCGACGGATCACGAGCTTGCGGATCACGAAATAGCCGAACGCGCCGATTGAGACATTCCCGGCGATGAAAGCGGCCTTGGACAGACGGTCGTTGTGCAGCGCGTCCTGGTAGGCTTTCTCCCGGTCCGCCGAGCCGGCCAGGTGCAGGTAGTGCTCGTAGCTGTCGTCGGCTTTTTTGTTGTAGGCCACGCCCGTGGCCAGAAGGGCCACCCCTGTGCCCAGGGAAATCAGCAGCCGCGGCTGGGCGAGCTGTTTGAGCGGCGATAGCACATTGGCCGTTTCGAGCTCCGGGCTTTCGATTTCCACCTCGCTGGACTGTTCGAGGGCTGCGTAGACAAGGTCATTGCTGGCGCCGAGGTCGTCCAGACGGAACGAGCGGGCCAGGTAGCCCCGGAGGCTGAAAGTGAGCGAGTCCCCCTGTCCGGTGAGCAGAAGGTAGTCGCCTGGGGTGCGGCCCAGGGTCCGTCCCCGGTACACCACCCGCGCGTCCTGCGGCTCGGTGCGCAAGCGGAACACCCGGCAGGCGGTGAGGTCTATCGTGCGCTCGCCTGCGGGCCCCAGTGAGAACGGGTATTCAAGGTAGCGGTGCGCCCAGCGCGTGTCGCTGAAAGAGGGGAAGAAACTGAGCAGGTGCTCGCCGGGCGTGATCTCGATGGTGGTGGTCCCGGAAACGCCCAGGGTATCGTAATCCAGCAGGATCACGCCGCTGTCCGGCACCAGGGTCAGCCGCCCGGGAGCATCCTCGGCGCGCAGAGAAGCGGCCGCTGCGGCCAGGCACAGGCACAGACCCAGACAGAGCCCGAACACTGGCCTGGACTCAATTCGTTTTGGGGCGCAGAGCATAGACCGATCCCCTATCCGAGCAATAGAATACGTACTGTCCGTAAACCAGCGGCGAGGCGCTGAACCCCTCTTTGATCGTGTTCTGCCAGAGGCGCTCCCCGCTGTCCCGGTCGAACGCCGCCATCTGTCCGCTCTTGGTGGCGGTGAACACGTACCGTCCGGCCAGGGTGGGGGTGCTGATCGAGACCCCGTCCAGGCTGGTCCGCCACTGTTCCGCGCCGTCCTCGGCCGAAAGGCGGATCAGCTTGCCCTCGCGCGAGGCCAGGAACAGGTTGCCCTCCTGCCAGGATGGGCCGCAGAAGAAATGCTGGCCGGTCTTGACCTCCCAAACCTTCTCCAGGCTTTCCATGTCCACGCAGGCCACCCGGCCGTCGCTCAGGCACAGGAAGAGCCTCCGTCCATCCGAGGCCAGATCGCCCAACAGGGTGTGGCCCAGGTCGAGCTTGCCCACCTGACGGCCTTTCTCCACCTCGACCTTGTAGAGCGTTCCCTGTATACTCGGAATGAAAAGGTTCGGCTCCTCGAACACGGGGGCGTACTCGAAGGTGCCCTTGAGCTGGGTCTGCCACTGGCGCACCCCGTTTTCGGGGTTGATACAGACCACCCGGCCGGTCTGGACAAACAGGTAGAGCTGGTCCTTCTCCAGGATCGGCGCGGCATCCGCGGGGCCGTAGCTGCGGTTCTGATACTTGTGCTTGGTGTTTATATCGGTGACGTAGGCCCGGCCGTCGGGCAGGTCGGTGGTGAAATAGAACTTGAGGTTGGAGATATTGACCGCGCCGCTGACCGCGCCCTTGAAAGTGCGCAGGAACACCTGGCGGCCGGTGTCGCGGTTGTAGCAGAGCAGACGGCGGTCGCGGGTGGCGACGAAGACGAAACTGTCGGCCGCGCAGGGGGTGTTGCCAATCGAGCGGGCGTCCCGCTTCTTCCAGACCACCTCGAGGGGCAGGCGGATATCCGGGTCCAGCGCGGAGCTGCGGCCGTAGTCGGCCTTGTAGACCCGCCATTCGGCCTGGTCGTCGCTGAACCAGCCGGCGTGTTCCTCGGCCCGTAAAGCCGGGGAGACCGACAGCACGGTCACGGCGGCGAGGATGAGACACCGAAGCCTGACAGGGAAAGAAATATCGGTCATGCTCCGCTTCCGGGACATTGGCCAGAGAGTGACTAATTACTTGAGGTTCCTAACAATATAGCTCCCCGAACGCGCAAGTCAAACCATCCCGGCGTTGACTGCGGCTGCGGCAGGCGCTAAATTCGCCCTGTGGACCTTTCCGCACACCCCGCCCCTCCCGGCCGCTCATTCGGTTCTACATCCGGCGGGCGGCTTTGTTCCCTTTTTACGGCAGGGGCAGGGACGGCTGAACCGGTCAACCGACGGGGACTGCATGAATTATCATATTCTGGCCGTGGGCAAGCTGCGCGACCGCTCCGTGGCAGCACTGTGCGAGGAGTACGCCCGTCGGCTGAACCGCGGCGGGACGAGCCTGGTTGTGGAAGAGGTGCGCCAGGAACAGGGCGCTTCCGAGGCGCAGCGGGTGATCGAGCGCGAGAGCGCGCGCCTGCGCGAGCATGTCCCCAAGGGGGCTTTCCTCGTGGCCCTGGACCCGACAGGCGAGGCCGTGAGCTCTGAGGAACTGGCCGCGCGCCTGGAGCGCCTGGGCCTGGAGGGGCGTTCGCGGGTGGCGTTCCTGATCGGTGGGGCGCTGGGCCTGGAGCGCTCTCTGGTGAAAGAGGCCGGCTGGGTGCTCTCGCTCTCGCGCATGACTTTCCCCCACGAGCTGGCCCGGCTGATCCTCATCGAGCAGCTCTACCGCGCCGACAGTATCCTGCGGGGGGAGCCCTACCATAAGTGAAACCTTGGTAAAAGGGGTGTACCTCTACCGTTTCCTGCTGGAGCGGGACCATACACTGAGAATCGGTCGGCTCGGGGTTTTCGGGTTCGGGCCGGGCTGTTACATTTATGCAGGCAGCGCCCTGGGAGGTCTTAACGCGCGCCTGGACCGTCACCGGCGTTTCGGCCCGGTGGACAGTCCGCACTGGCATATCGACTGGCTTTCGGCGCTGGCGGTCGGGAAGTGTTTCGCCGTGGTGGAAACCGCAGCGCGCCTGGAGTGCGAGCTGGCCCGGTCCGTGGCCGGGCTTCCCGGTGCAACATCGGCGGCGCCCCGGTTCGGGGCCTCTGACTGCCGCTGCGCCACGCACCTTTTCCGGCTGGAACGGCCGCAGTGGCCGCGCTTTCCCGGCCTGCACCCCTGGCCGGAGCCGGAGTTGCCCGAAAAAGAGAGTGGGTTATATAGATGAACTGGTACGAAAAGACATTCGGCAGCCGTTATCTTGACCTGTACAGCCACCGGGACGAGTCCGAGGCGCGCTCCGTGCTGGCGCTCATCCGTCACGCCGCAGCCCCGCTGGGTGGACCTCCGCTGCGGGTGCTCGACCTGGCCTGCGGGGCAGGGCGGTACAGCCGTCTGCTGGCCGCCGAGGGCCACTGGGTGGCTGGCCTGGACCTGTCCGCCGAGCTGCTCAACCGGGCGGTGGGGAATGGCAGGCAAGCCGCGTTCGTCCGGGCGGACATGCGAGCGGTGCCGTTTGCCGGCTCGTTCGACCTGGCCTTGAGCATGTTCACCAGTTTCGGCTATTTCGACGCCGACCGTCAGAACGCGGCGGTGCTGGCCGAGCTGGCCGGGGCCCTGCGGCCCGTGGGCGTGTTCCTGATCGATTTCATGAACCGTCCGCAGGTGATCGCCACGCTCAGGCCGAATGACAGTTTCGAGCGTGACGGGGCGCGGGTGAGCCAGCGGCGCTGGATCAGCCCGGACAGCCTCCGGGTGGAGAAAGAGGTGCTGGTCGAGGGGCCGGGCGGCGTGACCGAACGCTACGATGAATCGGTGCGGCTGTTCTCGCGGGCGGAGATGGAGGGCATGCTTTTGGCAGCCGGGCTGGAAGTGGGGGAGGTGTTCGGCGATTACGACTTTTCGGGCTACAACGATGCCGCGAAGCGGCTTATCCTCATAGGAAGGAAAAAGTGAGCGAAACCGGATTGCTGTTCCATGCCGCCCTGCCAGCGCCGAACCGCCTGGTGCGGGACTACCTGGCCGGCGAGCCGAGAGCTTGTGCGCATTACGGCGGCCGGTACGATGATATGGAGCGCGTGCGGGCGCTGGCCGCACAGGTGGACAAACGCCTGGATCGCGCGCGCGTGGCAGCGATCCTGCGCCGCCAGCCGACATTCGGACTGACAGCCCAGGGGGCCGAACGTCTGGAGCGGTTCGAGCGTCAGGGCGGGTTTGTCGTGACCAGCGGCCAGCAGCCGGTGCTGTTCGGCGGACCGCTCTACATCCTGTACAAGGCCTTGACCGCGGTGCGCCTGGCCGCGCGTTACGAGGCCTTGCTTAACGCGCCGGTGCTGCCCGTGTTCTGGAACGCGGAGGAGGACCACGATTTCGAGGAGATGCGCGCGTTCGGCCTGCCCTCCGCAACGGGTGGCCTGGAGAGCCTGGGCCTGACCCCGCGTCCGGGAAACCGGGTCCCTGCCGGGGCGCTCGTTCCGGGGGGGGAGATGCAGACGGTCTATGCCGCGTTCGAGGGCCTGGCCCCGCAGAGCGAGTTCCGCCCCTGGCTGGATGCCATCATTCACGAGAGCTACACTCCGGCCGCCAGCCTGGGCCGGGGGTTCGGTGCACTTGTCGCCGCGCTGCTGGGAGAGCACGGGCTGTTCGTGCTGGAGGCCTCCACGCCGGAGCTGCGCCGTGCCGGAGCGGAGCTTTTCGGGCGCGAGGCTTTCGACTCCAGGGCCGTGTTCGACTCGTTCCAGGCCCAGTGCCGGGCGCTGGAGGCCCAGGGCTACCCGCAGCAGGTGACACCGTTGCCCGGCGAGACCAACCTGTTCCTTCTGCGGGAGGGCAGCCGCGAAAAGCTGGTCCTGGGGGAGAGGGACGGCTCGTTCAGCCTCAAACCCTCGGGCGAGAGGCTGAGCCGTAAAGAGCTGGAGACCCTTCTGGCGGAAAGTCCGGAGTCTTTCAGCCCCGGGGTGTTGCTGCGTCCGCTTTTGGAATGCCGGGTCCTGGGCAGCCTGGCCTACGTGGCCGGGCCGGGCGAGATCAGCTACTACGGCCAGATGGGTCCGCTGTACGCTCTGCACGCTCTGGAGCGTCCGCTGATCTATCCCCGTCTGGCCGGGTTCGTGCTCGAGGCCCGGGTGCGCAAAGTCCTCGACAAGTATTCCCTTACTCCCGCTGATCTCAAAGCCGGGGCCCGGGCCGCGGCCGACCGTATCCTGGCTTCCGACCCGGCGCTGGGAGAAATCCTCGCCCGTCTGGACAGCCTGCGACGCGAGAATGCCGAGGGCCTGGAGGCGATAAAGCCCCTTCTGTCCGGGATTGACCCGACTCTGGCCGGGCCGTTAGTCTCCACCGCCGGGGCGATCAGCTCATCCCTGGAGCGCCTGGAGAAAAGAATTTCCTCCGCCGCCCGTGGGCACGACCAGATCCTTCTGGGACAACTGGAAAAAGCGGCGGCCGGCCTCTGGCCCGGCGGCGCGCCCCAGGAGCGCGCCCTGGCCTTTGTTTTTTTCCTGGCCCGCTACGGCCGGGATTTTATCTCTTTCATCGACAGTCAGGCCGTGGCCGCTGCGGGCTGAGTGCAACCTTGCTTTTTGCGGCGGCGGCCCGTAGTATTGTCCGCGGAAGGAATATGATCCAGAGAATACGTGAAAATCTCGAAGATGTCCGTGCGCGTATCGCCCGGGCCGAGGAGGCCTCCGGAGCGGCCGCTGGCAGCGTGACCCTGGTCGCGGTGACCAAGACCCGTTCCATGGAGGAGATAGAGGCGGCCCTGGCCTGCGGGGTGACCGATATCGGCGAGAACCGGGTCCAGGAGGCCCAGGAAAAGGTTCCACGCCTGGTCCGCCCGGTGCGCCGTCACCTGATCGGACACCTTCAGCGTAACAAGGCCAAATTCGTGCCGGGGCTGTTCGACCTGGTGCAGTCGGTGGACAGCGAGCGCCTGGCCCTGGCCCTGGATGAGTGCGCCGCGCAGAACGGGGCGCGCCTGACGGTGCTGATGCAGGTGAACACCTCGGCGGAGCAGAGCAAGTCCGGGGTGGAGCCGGAGGGCGCGGACAGGCTTCTGGAATACATCGCCACGCGGCCGAACCTGGAGCTGCGGGGCCTCATGACCATCGGCCCGCTGACCGATTCGGTCGCGCGGATCGCCGCCTCGTTCAGGCAACTGCGCGCCATGTTCGAACGCTACCGCAGCAACGCCGGCTCTGCCTGGCGGATGGACATCCTGTCCATGGGCATGAGTTCGGACTACGAGATCGCAATCGCCGAGGGAGCGAACATGGTTCGGGTTGGCACGGCCATTTTCGGGCCGCGCTACTGACCAAACTAATAAGGGGAGGTGACTTTGAAGATCACTCCACTGGACCTGCGGAAACCGGACCTGAAACGGGTGTTCAAGGGCTACGACGTGGACGAGGTGCGCGGGCTGTTGAGCGCGGCCGCCGACAGCCTGGAGGAGTCGCTGCGCGAGAGCCTGGAGCTGAAAAACCGTCTGACCGAGCTGGGTGAGCGGCTGAAAAACTACCAGAACATGGAGAGTACGCTCAACGAGACCCTCATTATGGCTCAGAAAGCCGGTGAGGCCTCCCGCCAGGCGGCCCAGCGCGAGAGCGAGCTGATCGTGGCCAAGGCCGAGGTCGAGTCCGAGCGCATTCTGGATTCCGCCCGGGCCCGTCTGCGCGAGATGAAATTCGAGCTGGAGCACCTGGAGGAGGAAAAGCAGTCGTTCCTGGTCAAGATGCGCTCCCTGGTGGCCAGCCAGTGGAAACTGCTGCAGGAGGAATCGGCCGTGCCGTCGGCCGCAGTGCGGCGGCAGATCACCCCGGAGCCGTACCGGCGGGAGAACGATTTCTCGGAGGGGTATTTCGAGGAGCAGCCGGAGAGTGAGAGCGACGCCGCGGAGGAAGCCCCCCCGGTGGACACGCCTCCGGCAGCGGCTGAGGCCGCACCGGTGAAAGAAAAGGCGCCCAGGGGTTTCGAGGCCGAGCTCGAGCGCGCCTCCGGGCAGGAGCGCGAGGACTCGGTGACCAGTCTGTCGCGCAAGCTGGGCGAGTTCCTGCGCGCCAGGGAAACCGGGCGTGGCGAGGCCCCGGCAGCGGTGGGGTTCGACTCCGTGACTGCGGGCTCGGGTGAGGACAATCCGGAAAACGGGTCCACCCTGAGCTGGGGCGGGACCGGGGAGCCGGCCGAGGACGGCAAGCCGGACGTGTTCTGGGGTGACACCCCGGAGGAGCCGGAACAGACCGGGAAAAAAGGCGGCCGCAAGAAATAGGGTTTCCTGCGGACAGAGAGACAGAACCGTTAAGACAAGGGGCATCCAGTGGCGGACAGACTTTACGAGGAGATTCAGGAGGCGGTTGGGGCCGTGCGCGGTCAGACCGGCATGCAGCCCGAGGTGGCGATTATCCTGGGCACTGGCCTGGGACAACTGGCCGCCGAGATACAGGTGGAGCACGAGATCGCCTATCCCAAAATCCCGCATTTCGTCTCCAGCACGGTGGAGTCGCACTCCGGCAAGCTGCTGTTCGGCCGGCTTAGCGGCAAGGCCGTGGTGGCCATGCAGGGGCGTTTCCATTTCTACGAGGGCTACTCGATGCGCCAGATCACGTTTCCGGTGCGGGTGATGCGCGCCCTGGGAGTGAAAACCCTGGTGGTCTCCAACGCCTGCGGCGGGATGAACCCGCAGTGGAACAAGGGTGAGCTGATGCTGATCGAGGACCATATCAACCTTCTCGGCTCGAACCCCCTGATCGGGCCGAATGACGACCGCCTGGGGTCCCGCTTCCCCGACATGTCTCAACCCTATTGCAAGAAACTGCTCCGCCTGGCCGAGGAGACCGCGATCGAGGAACGCATCCCGGTGCGCCGCGGCGTATATGTGTCCGTGCCGGGCCCCAACCTGGAGACCCGCGCCGAGTACCGTTTCCTGCGCGGCATCGGGGCGGATGTGGTGGGCATGAGCACCGTGCCCGAGGTGATCGTGGCCGTGCACGCCGGCATGCGCGTGCTGGGCCTGTCGATCATCACCGACCTGTGCCTGCCGGATGCCCTGACACCGACAGGGATCGACGAGATCATCGCCGCGGCTGGCAAGGCCGAACCCGGGATGACCCGTCTTATCGCCGCGGTTCTCAGGAAAATCTGAACTAAAAGCGTGAGCACGGTTTCGCCGTTTTATGCTCCGGGACAATCCAGCACAGAAAAGTAAAACCGGCAATGGACTCCATGCGCGGACGTATTGGTTGGCTTTGGCTCACGGGCCTGTGGCTCGCTTTCCTGCCCATCGCCGCTTATCCACAGACTCAGGTTGCAGGCGGCGCTGCGGCGGTCCTGCGCGGCGACCTGGATGAAAACCAGCGGGTGGACATTTTCGACCTTCTGGGCCTGCTGCGCTATGTAGGCGGCGGCAGTCCCGCGGATGCACGTATAAGGCGGATCGCCGACCTGGACCGCTCGGGCGACGGCAAGGTGACGGTGTTCGACCTGCTGGCCATGCTGCGTGTCCTCTCGGGCGCGGTCAAGCCGGATACGCTGCTGTTCTCCAGCCCGTTCCGACGGGTTTGGGCGCTGGGCGATGGCGAAAAGGTGTTCCGCGAGAACCTGGACCATCTCTCCAGCCACGGCAACGGGGTCTGGGACGGCGACACGATCCGCTTGAGCGGCCTGTACAACGAGGTGCTGGCTTTTCAGGTGATCTGCGAGTCCGACAGTCTCGGGTCCTCGCAGGTGGATATCCGGATGGACCCACCCGCGAGGATGGAGGGCGGGCCGGTGATTGGGGGCGCGGGCGGGCCGGAGTACGGACCCGGCGGTTACGTGGAGGTGTTCAGCGAGCATTACCTCCACGTGGTGAACCCTACCGTTCTCTACTGGTCCTACGGCTCATCCGCCTCGGCCCCGGCGCACATGACCGGCTGGATCCCGGATGCCCTGATCACCCCGGACTCGAAGCCCGGCCTGGGCGGTTTCCCCCTCGACATCGAACCCCGTCAGAACCAGGGGTTCTGGTTCGACCTCTACCTGCCACGCGACAGTGTCACCCACCCGGCCGGGGTTTACTACAGCACCGTGCGGGTGCGCACCCAGGGCTGGGAGGTGGAAACGCTCCCGGTCAAGATTACCCTTCTGCCGCATTTCCTGCCCGATTCCACCCATTCGAATGTCTGGCTTTACCACGACATCGTGGAGCGCTATTACAGCGATTACATGTCGAGCCAGGAGATCGAGCGAATGCTCAAATACACCGCCCACCGTCACCGGATTGATCTGGTGGGCGGGTTTAGCGTGCATTACTCGGCTTTCGACAGCACTATGATGGAAGCCTACGCGCCGTATCTTGACGGTAGCGCGTTCACCGTGGCCGCCGGCTATCAGGGGCCCGGCCAGGGACAGGGGGAAAAGCTTTTCCCAATCGGGATGTATGGTTCGAGTGTGATGGGCGACACCTGGAGCGAAACCTACCGCAACTCCGACCTCTGG
This genomic interval carries:
- a CDS encoding methyltransferase domain-containing protein, which translates into the protein MNWYEKTFGSRYLDLYSHRDESEARSVLALIRHAAAPLGGPPLRVLDLACGAGRYSRLLAAEGHWVAGLDLSAELLNRAVGNGRQAAFVRADMRAVPFAGSFDLALSMFTSFGYFDADRQNAAVLAELAGALRPVGVFLIDFMNRPQVIATLRPNDSFERDGARVSQRRWISPDSLRVEKEVLVEGPGGVTERYDESVRLFSRAEMEGMLLAAGLEVGEVFGDYDFSGYNDAAKRLILIGRKK
- a CDS encoding PQQ-like beta-propeller repeat protein produces the protein MTDISFPVRLRCLILAAVTVLSVSPALRAEEHAGWFSDDQAEWRVYKADYGRSSALDPDIRLPLEVVWKKRDARSIGNTPCAADSFVFVATRDRRLLCYNRDTGRQVFLRTFKGAVSGAVNISNLKFYFTTDLPDGRAYVTDINTKHKYQNRSYGPADAAPILEKDQLYLFVQTGRVVCINPENGVRQWQTQLKGTFEYAPVFEEPNLFIPSIQGTLYKVEVEKGRQVGKLDLGHTLLGDLASDGRRLFLCLSDGRVACVDMESLEKVWEVKTGQHFFCGPSWQEGNLFLASREGKLIRLSAEDGAEQWRTSLDGVSISTPTLAGRYVFTATKSGQMAAFDRDSGERLWQNTIKEGFSASPLVYGQYVFYCSDRGSVYALRPKTN
- a CDS encoding 23S rRNA (pseudouridine(1915)-N(3))-methyltransferase RlmH, which encodes MNYHILAVGKLRDRSVAALCEEYARRLNRGGTSLVVEEVRQEQGASEAQRVIERESARLREHVPKGAFLVALDPTGEAVSSEELAARLERLGLEGRSRVAFLIGGALGLERSLVKEAGWVLSLSRMTFPHELARLILIEQLYRADSILRGEPYHK
- the rsmI gene encoding 16S rRNA (cytidine(1402)-2'-O)-methyltransferase, whose translation is MATPLGNLKDLTFRAVEVLRSVAVVACEDTRHSRKLLQHYGVGSRLISCHEHNEDAAARQIVSLLESGLDVALVSDAGTPGISDPGYRAVCLAVERGLTVVPVPGPSAVAAAVSVSGLPTDRFMFAGFLPPKLPAIKSTLQELAALRATLVFYCPARRLRSALKAASEVLGDRRAVVCRELTKVHEQVARGSLSRLCAAMDSGEIPVRGEVVLLIEGQGKAETAEPALDLAGQIAALLDDLPQAEDLGAKQLTVLAAARTGAPRNRVYPLVCAWLNRRG
- a CDS encoding GIY-YIG nuclease family protein, with the protein product MVKGVYLYRFLLERDHTLRIGRLGVFGFGPGCYIYAGSALGGLNARLDRHRRFGPVDSPHWHIDWLSALAVGKCFAVVETAARLECELARSVAGLPGATSAAPRFGASDCRCATHLFRLERPQWPRFPGLHPWPEPELPEKESGLYR
- the bshC gene encoding bacillithiol biosynthesis cysteine-adding enzyme BshC; its protein translation is MSETGLLFHAALPAPNRLVRDYLAGEPRACAHYGGRYDDMERVRALAAQVDKRLDRARVAAILRRQPTFGLTAQGAERLERFERQGGFVVTSGQQPVLFGGPLYILYKALTAVRLAARYEALLNAPVLPVFWNAEEDHDFEEMRAFGLPSATGGLESLGLTPRPGNRVPAGALVPGGEMQTVYAAFEGLAPQSEFRPWLDAIIHESYTPAASLGRGFGALVAALLGEHGLFVLEASTPELRRAGAELFGREAFDSRAVFDSFQAQCRALEAQGYPQQVTPLPGETNLFLLREGSREKLVLGERDGSFSLKPSGERLSRKELETLLAESPESFSPGVLLRPLLECRVLGSLAYVAGPGEISYYGQMGPLYALHALERPLIYPRLAGFVLEARVRKVLDKYSLTPADLKAGARAAADRILASDPALGEILARLDSLRRENAEGLEAIKPLLSGIDPTLAGPLVSTAGAISSSLERLEKRISSAARGHDQILLGQLEKAAAGLWPGGAPQERALAFVFFLARYGRDFISFIDSQAVAAAG
- a CDS encoding YggS family pyridoxal phosphate-dependent enzyme, translating into MIQRIRENLEDVRARIARAEEASGAAAGSVTLVAVTKTRSMEEIEAALACGVTDIGENRVQEAQEKVPRLVRPVRRHLIGHLQRNKAKFVPGLFDLVQSVDSERLALALDECAAQNGARLTVLMQVNTSAEQSKSGVEPEGADRLLEYIATRPNLELRGLMTIGPLTDSVARIAASFRQLRAMFERYRSNAGSAWRMDILSMGMSSDYEIAIAEGANMVRVGTAIFGPRY
- a CDS encoding YlbF family regulator, which codes for MDIETEARQLGRLIAQTPEYRYYESSSRSVGDDQEMRDLVTRLQQLEESINHLVHSGQPVPDQDKTEYESVLADLQGRTNFQALISSQENYLKLMNKVNEYIAEGIREGGQSRIITNF
- a CDS encoding DivIVA domain-containing protein — encoded protein: MKITPLDLRKPDLKRVFKGYDVDEVRGLLSAAADSLEESLRESLELKNRLTELGERLKNYQNMESTLNETLIMAQKAGEASRQAAQRESELIVAKAEVESERILDSARARLREMKFELEHLEEEKQSFLVKMRSLVASQWKLLQEESAVPSAAVRRQITPEPYRRENDFSEGYFEEQPESESDAAEEAPPVDTPPAAAEAAPVKEKAPRGFEAELERASGQEREDSVTSLSRKLGEFLRARETGRGEAPAAVGFDSVTAGSGEDNPENGSTLSWGGTGEPAEDGKPDVFWGDTPEEPEQTGKKGGRKK